From the genome of Primulina eburnea isolate SZY01 chromosome 12, ASM2296580v1, whole genome shotgun sequence, one region includes:
- the LOC140806734 gene encoding uncharacterized protein yields the protein MKTAQSHQKSYANKRRRELDFAVGDHVFVKIAPMNDVTRFGKKCKLSLRFIGPFEVLERIGTLAYRVVLPPILAGVHNVFYIAMLRKWMSDPSRVLNYEPLQLTPNTSHKERPMQILDRQERRL from the coding sequence atgaagactgctcaaaGCCACCAGAAAAGCTACGCTAATAAGCGGCGAAGGGAGCTAGATTTTGCTGTAGGTGACCACGTgtttgtgaagatagcacctatgaatgATGTTACGCGATTTGGCAAAAAATGCAAACTCAGTCTGAGGTTCATAGGACCGTTTGAggttttggagaggattggAACATTAGCTTATAGAGTGGTGTTGCCACCGATATTGGCTGGAGTACATAATGTGTTCTATATCGCAATGCTGCGAAAGTGGATGTCAGATCCTTCACGTGTACTGAATTATGAACCTCTTCAGTTGACTCCAAATACGTCACACAAGGAAAGGCCTATGCAGATTTTGGATAGACAAGAAAGAAGGCTCTAG